In Nymphaea colorata isolate Beijing-Zhang1983 chromosome 10, ASM883128v2, whole genome shotgun sequence, the genomic stretch GAAAAACTCACACGTTGCACCAGACATCTTCAATTGTGTGGTGGGCTTAGCCAACACATGGGCCAGGTAGGCCCATACCCGGTCAGTCTATAAGTTGGGGGTCAAGATGCTCGTCCGGTCAAGACGCTCGTCCGTTTGCATGGTCCACAGCCGTTAGTGTCCCACGATTAGGAACAAGATGGCCGGATCTGGGACCCTTTGGTGAGGGGAAGAAGACCCCGTCCCGACTTAGTTAAGGACTTTTTGTCCTCCTTATGTGGAGTCCAGACCAAGCCAAAGCCGTGATGGAACACTTGGACGGGTCAAGGTTCTAAACGGAACTGTAACGGACATACTTGGAACACCATTGGCTCGATCCGACCAAGTCAATTCGAGTGGCGTCCAAGGACAGATTTCGAAAGACAACGACGGCCCGGCGGTCAAATCAAATGGATGCATCCACGAACTTCCCACAGCCGAGTTTTGaaaggcaatcaaacacatGATGAGGAAGTTTTGATCATACTCAAAATCCGGCGAAAAGAAGTCGGTGGAGAAGATGCCCCTCCGGTAAATGTGGACTAAGAAACTATTTTCGGGCAAACAAACACGCTTTTGTGGCTACCTGCTTCTTCTGTTACATGGACCACAGGAAAAAAGGCCCTTTTGGTTGTTTGTGGTTGTGGGCTTCCAGAGTCAAACAAGACTTTGACTGTTGAACGGGAACGACATTGAATCTTGTGGATATGGATCTTCCCACTGCAATAGAAAGATATAAGATTTGGATATGTTCAGATCTGGTCCGCTCTTTGCAGTCCTGAAATTATATCCAACCACGACgtgaaaaggaggaggaaaaaaaagaaaagaaaacaggatGGAAAGAAACACAAATAAATGACTTGTCCTCTTCCGTATTTCCAAAGCTTGTCCAACAAGCAACGTGGTCAACCAACGCAGCCGACGAcactcccttcttctttctcattaaatataaatgaataaaaCTTAGGcagaaagaaagtaaaaatggAACTTCCGCGGGAAAGTGGGTCCCGCCGGGGCAGAGGGCCTTCCCCCACCCCCCTGCTCTTACTCCGTTAACTTCACCACCGTGTGGCGCAAGAAAGCGTGTCTCCGGGCCAGCGCTCGTCGCGCCACGTCTCGAAAGGAAGGGGCGAGATCCAGCCGTCCGATCGGGAGGAATTAACGGTTGGCGTCTCTCCCGCGTTGGGAGTCGGCGGCGCCGGGCTTCCGGGGGACGCCCTTTTTCAAGCCCGCCGTGGCGGCCCGCGCACCGTGCGAGAGGCGTCGCTCCACGGGAAACCAACCAGCCTCCTACTTCACATGCTCCCCGCAAAATGTCGCCGATGTGTATGTAAAAGAACGGAAACACAGAGATATTTTGCGAGCGTGAAAGTGTGAACAGAGGACAGCGTTTCACACTGAGATGCGATGCATACTCCGAGACTGGGTTACAAAGAAGGTTCTAAAGCTTCTTCGTAACGACCGTGGTTCGAAACACAGTGTGGGCCTTCCTCGGAGATGATGATGACGCGGATCCCGTGTCAGCACGTAATCCGCCGGTGCCAGGGAACGGGTCCACACCAGTCGTCGTAAAATCGGCCAACCCGAAGCCGATcttgtgaaagaaagaaagaaagtgggTCGGGTGGCATGTAATGACGTGAAACCCTTAACTCTGATGCAGTCAACGGCCTCGGGCTTGGGTCCGAACCAGGGAGGGAGGGACCTTCAGTCCGGCTTAGGGTTGAGGTTGGCACATGAAATCAAATCTGgttcgtgtgtgtgtgtgacacaAAGCTACGTACCAAGTCTTACAGAAACAACATAATGACAAGATTTGAAGTCCACTCCAAAATCTTGACGCGCTCcacatttatttctttttacttCTTCTACGATAAATGAATTggagaaaataacaaaatcttcAATCCGGATTCAACCTACTTACGACCCTAGTAATGAACCACATCGTCGTGCATTATTCACATTAACGGGGGTCTTCAATTGCCGGCCGGTTCGAGGCCTCTTTAATTTTTCCGGCGTCGATTTGGATTTTACTGGACGGAGACGGAgtgcttgaaaaaagaaaagaaaaacttctgCAGGACCACGCGGAAgcgggaggaggaagaaaaggcGAAGGCGGGGGTGGTTTCACACGGGGAAGGGCGGGATGCCGCGTGGTCGGGGAGATCCTCGATCACGAGGCGGGGACGCGGGGGAGACCGAGCTCCGCCCCCCGCCCTCGGCGTCCCGGTGTGAAAGCGGCTGGGACCGTCCCCTCACCCACAGGGTCAGCGGAACCGGGCAGAGCAGGCGTCCAAGGAGCATTCAATGCGAGCGCAATACCGCTTTGTGACCGTACACTTGACCGGAGGGCGCCGGTCAAGGTCGGTGATACACACGCAGGCCGGCCCCCCTCTGTGGTCCCCACTTCCACCCCCCTTCCTATTCTTCTCTCCCACGCTTCCCCTCTTCCTAGACGCGACCTTCTTctacagaaagagagagagagagagaggagggagataTGGTGGCTGTGCTGTAGAGTGGAGGGGCTTATAGGGTGATCGGGTACTCGAGACGTAGGGGATGGAGAAGGCTGCGAAGGTGGAGGATCATGCCGGGATGGCGAACGGAACGGACTACTACACGTCGGTGTTCCCGTTCTCGGGCGAGTTCGACATCACGGTTGCGGGGGAGCAGAGGTCGGGTTTCATGGAGCTCCTCGGGATGTCGGACTTGTCGCCTTTCTTCGACTTTCAGCCGGACTTGCAGGAGGATTTCCTCGCGGAGATGCCGTCGTCGTCTGCGGTGTTTAATTCTGGAGAGCGGAGAGAGATGCCGGAGGCGTCGTCGAACCCGCCGCTGACGCCGAATTCTTCGATATCGACGACGTCTACGGAGGCTAACGACGGCGAGAGCAATTCGCGAGGCGGGAAGGAGCAGCTGGTAGCGGATGAGCatgaggagaaggagaaaaaagagtGAGTTTCTTGAAGTTTTACCGATCTCGTTCTCTTTAGGTTTCAATTCGTTCATGGAAGGCtacgttcctttttttttttctcaaaagtgTCTAGTCTTTATCGTTTTAGGATTCGTTGTAAGAACTTGcgttttcttctccttctgtGCCTTCTGATCTTGgtgttttcttctttgaaaactCTTCCTGCACCATCCCTTTTGATATTTTGATCTAATAATTAACATTTACAAACCagtatacttttcatttttgttgcatcgattagtttttctttttcttttttttacttattttcccACTACTTTATTTTCTCACTGATTTTAGTGTGAAATCCTAGTCTTTGACCCAACGCTTTTCCTTGTCGcgaaaattttttcatttcaagtttAGTATAATTCCTCGTTTCTCCTTCAAGAGATATGCGTTTCTGTGATACTATCATGCAGTGTGTTTTCGGTGTTTCTTTAATCCTTGAACGCCCCGAACTTCTTACAGAGAGAAGCCGAAAAAGAAGGGAACTAAGCGCCAGAGACAACCGCGTTTCGCGTTCATGACGAAGAGCGACGTCGATCATCTCGAAGATGGTTATCGATGGCGGAAATACGGCCAGAAAGCCGTCAAAAACAGCCCATTCCcgaggtactctctctctctctctctctttctcctgtGCTGGTTTGGTGTTTGAGGCGTAGTTCTCCGCTTCTTCTTCGTTCCTGCACGGAGTGAAATCAGGTTTTCCGATCTCCTTCTCGTGAACTTCTTCTACTCTTCGTAATCGGACTAAGCAACCAACGGTAAACGATCAAGGGAATCAGACGCGGGATTAAGACAGAAAGATCAGCTAGCACGTGAAAAGAATGTCAGCATTTAATCTCGAAATTTCAAGTTCGCGACGGAGGATCAatcttttcaaagaaatcatGAAGCTAATTAAATGTTTCCTTACTGCAGTGGAATTCTCATCATCCAAAATTTCCTCCTGAAGATCACGTCTATTTCTTGGATCTTCTGGCCGTAAAAATTGGGGAAAATATAATTTCTAAATTGGGAAAAAGGAAGtccttccttttcatttatTGTGGCCtttatttagttatttattttaattctcTGCGTTGTCCCGGCAGGAGCTACTACCGGTGCACCAGCCCCAAGTGCGGGGTGAAGAAGCGTGTGGAGAGATCGTGCGACGATCGGTCCATCGTGATCACTACGTACGAAGGGCAGCACACCCACGAGAGCCCCGGCGTCACGCGCACCAGCGCGCAACACGGCAGCACGATCGGCCAGGCAGCGGCGGCGGCCGCCGGCCCTTCCCTCTCTATGGGCTTCAACGTCCGGCCGGCCGCCGCTCCTCTACCACAACAACGCCTCCCCGCCTTCTGCGTCTCCAACATCCCGTCCTTCCCGAACCTGGGCCTACTGCCTCGCTTGCCACCCGCGCCCTGCACGGCGTCTGCTGCCCTTCCGCTGCAGCCACGAGACCACGGCCTTCTACAGGACAT encodes the following:
- the LOC116261923 gene encoding WRKY transcription factor 23-like, producing the protein MEKAAKVEDHAGMANGTDYYTSVFPFSGEFDITVAGEQRSGFMELLGMSDLSPFFDFQPDLQEDFLAEMPSSSAVFNSGERREMPEASSNPPLTPNSSISTTSTEANDGESNSRGGKEQLVADEHEEKEKKEEKPKKKGTKRQRQPRFAFMTKSDVDHLEDGYRWRKYGQKAVKNSPFPRSYYRCTSPKCGVKKRVERSCDDRSIVITTYEGQHTHESPGVTRTSAQHGSTIGQAAAAAAGPSLSMGFNVRPAAAPLPQQRLPAFCVSNIPSFPNLGLLPRLPPAPCTASAALPLQPRDHGLLQDILPSHVREEP